A window of Pseudochaenichthys georgianus chromosome 19, fPseGeo1.2, whole genome shotgun sequence genomic DNA:
accgcataaaatcacataaaaccccgcatgtttgatcgcataatcaaggatttttgcccgcgtttttctggagggtctaatctTTATCACATACAGAAGGTTGTGAAATATTACATCTCAGCATGTAACTGAGGTCCTACTTACCAAAATCATATTCCCTACACATAAAACTATATTTTATAGACTCAAGAACACATTCctaaatcaaaaaataaatatatgaagGGTAGCCTAATCATGTCGACAATATTAAATACAGTCAACCATTATTAATAAATTCACATTTATGATTATTAGACAATTTTTTTGTAATCTTTGACCAATCATTCGTCAGCTTAATTAAATACAATGCGTTTAGCTTAATGAAATAGCATGCAATTAGCTTAAATACCATATTGTTAGCTTAATTAAATAGCATGCGGTTAGCTAGAAACATTAGCAACAGTGCTAAACCTACCGTTAGCTTGTTAGCTCGCTCATCCCGAAGGAGGTTCAAAACAAACACTTTTCTAGGCTTTGGTaacattttgctcctttttgtGTTTCTATCCACTTTCGACAGCAACTTTAATGTTTTAGCACGTCATTTTGGGGATTTTCTAGTTCCTTCCAATAAATGTTCTGTGCAGGGAGGGTGCACCTGccacgcagttgttgttgttgttgttgttgttgttgttgttataatAATGGTAGTGTCTGATTTGGGTCACCCGGGTGCGAGCCGTGCGGTGATTAATGGTGTACCAAACGTTATGTTGTCATGTGTGTTTCTCTTCATCAAGCATATGGATTCTAACAAACCATTCTGATAATTATGCAATAatgcatagactgtatataaaggtGTCATGACTCATGTAGCATTCAGCATGTGTTTTTAGAAACATGTGATATTTAGATTCCTAATAACAATTCTTAATAGTCCATTTTATAATACTGGTATTTTTCAAAAAATAATGTCATGATTTACAATAAGCTTTCTCTACTGGCAGGTAAGTCCTTCTGGTGGTCAAAGCATTAAGCAATATCCATATTTTGAGTTTAAATATCTTAGTGTCTCTAAGATATTTAGTAAAAAAAATCCTGAAATACTATTTTAATATAGATGTTATTTACTATATTGTTAATAATATTTAAACACTTCTTTCTATTCATGCAATTAATTCCCTGAAAATATTTGTTGGCTGTGGTGCAAAATGCTACTCAGATAAAGTCCAAGTAATTATACCAGTGAAAGAAAATACTCTGTTAAAATCAAAAGTCCTGAATGCAAAATCATTCATGTTTTAATGTAACTTATAATTAAATGTGTTGCTAGATGGTTCAGTTAGATTGCAATTATTTCCAACTGTATTGGAGTAGAAGTCAAATTAGCATACCATTGACCTTAGTACCTCACAATTTAACTGAAGTACAGTAGTTGCATGTAGGTATAGTTAGTTACAATTTGCAAGTTACGAAAAGAtaacttaagataagataaacctTTATTGATCCCTGGAGGGAAATTTGGGCACAGGATAGGAAAGGTATGAATTTAAACAAGGGAaataatataatttttttttacacattttaAGAAGAAATAAATATCATTAACAGTAGGCTATACATTAACATTGAAAGTGTTAACATATATACAGATATGGATAATTGAGAAAATGTTATATATGTCAGTTTGGAAGTCTAAGTAGATATATTATCAGAAAATTGCAAAATGACAAACCCACAGTGTAGAATTTATCCCACTTTGAACAGAGAAGGCTGATATCCACAGTGATCATACATCCTTCATTTCACTGCATATTTCAAAGCTTCCTGACCTATATCCCTTCTGTCCGTCTTCATTTCACCCCCCTTCATTTACCTGGCCATCCAGGACAaagtgtttccatagcaacccCTCTTAAGAGAAGGTCTGCAGTGAAAAGTAAGGGTTACCAAGCACACTGGTAtttagccacacacacacacacacacacacacacacacacacacacacacacacacacacacacacacacacacacacacacacacacacacacacacacacacacacacacacacacacacacacacacacacacacacacacacacacacacacacacacactcactctatAGGTCAGCGACAGAGACATCAGCTCTTTAGCTTGGGAAGCTGTGGTGCAGGCTCTATGCCTCCAGCAGAGGATCTGTGCACACTGCCAGGACACTGTCGCCCCCGGCTGCCTTTTATGTGGCTCCACCAATCAGATCGCCAGGATGCAGGCCAGCTTTTTTTTCAGTTAGTCTAGTTTTAGGCTGATAATGGTTTTATAATGATCTTCTTTGAACCAGAAAGAGCAGTACTGTTAAGATAATGTATTGGTGAAATGGAACTCAACACAGGTACAGTACCAGTAGTTTTAGGGTATTCTTACTTGAGCATATACATGATATACagtaacttaaaaaaaaaatatatatatatatatatatatatatacagtaagtGCACAAGGCATTAACGTGTATTTAGTCTTTTGTATTTAGGGAGAGGAATAAAGAAAAAACGTCACATATTTCCATAGTTTTTTGAGCTAGctttttttacctttaaaaaACTGAATAAAACCATCTTAGAAGTTTAGAGGGGTTGACTATGGACAGATTCCCTGGCCAGTAGTTTTGAAAAACTATGGAGAGTTCCAGTTTATAGTACTGAATTATACAGAAATGTATTCACACTAAACAGTGTTGGATCATTTTAAGGTTAAATGAATGATTCATTTCTGACACTGGTGAATATTTCTTTTCCCTTTTAAACATTCTTTCACATAATTAGTCATTCAAGGTGTATTTTTCAGTTGCAGATTTTacgtttttgtatttttccaaaTGTAACCTTGAACTATAAGTTACGTTTAATTAAAACTGCTGCCTGATTCTAGCCCCATAAATAGTCTTGGTTTAGAGTTAACACAATAGACAATATTTACAATttaagaaaaaatattatttaacaTATAAAACAGGTCTGAAAAAGGCAGTAAGCCTAGTACTAGAtgaaattataataataatgcatataTTTGTAGACAGGCTAAGACATGGACCTTCATTATAAAAAGCGAACAGTAAGTGCAAATATTTAAAGTAAAAGAAAATATGATCAAACAACCACCAATCAACAAAAAGGTCAGAAATGCTGGATTTTACTGCTGGAATTTCCCAAGGAGTTAACTGGCAATAAATCAGTAATTCGATATTAATATATGAAGGTCACTGCTAACTGCTAACTGTATTCTATGTTTGTCTAGACTTCCGCTTTGCCGACTATTTATGCTAATACGACTTTAAAGGTTAAACTTGCTCACCTTTCGCCAATATCAAACACCAAAAAAGAACATCCTAAAAAAGATTAGATATGTTGTCTTATCTAAAATAAAGCGCTGTCATAAAGTCTTAATTAAAGCTTTCTCCGGGGTAAAAACACCCTGATAAAACGCTTCCATGTTATATATTTGGTTGTTTAAACACAAGAAACTGCAGTCCCCTCACCACCATTGTGCAAACGTAGCAATGAAAGTACTTAAAGTTTGTTCCAATTAAAAACATCAGATTGTTTGTAAGGCACCAGAAAGTTACTGTACACAACTTCACAGAGTCAGAGGAGTGAGAATTGACATGCTACATCATTGCAACCTGGGGCATGTTCATGATTACAACACTACAAAAAATACATGTCTTCCATTGCATGGCTGAAAAATACAAGTTCCTCTTCTGAGTGTTGACTCGGAGCGCCCTCTGGTGGCCACGTCCTCTCAGTCCTCCAATAAAACGTCCTCCTGCATGCCCTCACACCTCATCACGTGGATCTGAATCAAAGTGCACTAAAAGTCTGTCCAACATGGCTCcgttattaaaaataaaaaacgaaCCACTGTCTGGATGTGTAGCTGGaatgatttaaaaactaaagagaggggggggggggcttcccAGGAGTCTTAGAAACCTGATAGCGTTATCTCACAGGCTACACTTCGCACTGCTGTACCAACAGTCTGCTCTTTATCAGCTGTGCTTATAGAGTCAATAAAATCCAAAGACAGACAAACATGCTTTTGCGGCCGAGGTAATATAAAGGATCAGAGGTCAGGGCAGAGTCAGGAGCTGTAAAGCGTGTCACAGCGCGACACAGACACAGGGGTGTTTGAGGCACACTGGGAGGATGCCCTTGTTGATTTGGTGGAACTCCACCAGCTGCAGGAGGTCTATGAAGAGAGTCAGCCCGTCGTCCATGGTGAAGTACTTCTGCCTCCCTCCTCGCACTGCAGATAATACAAAGACggttacaataagtacatatttgacacactttgtaattgcaaatacaaatgtgttttaTCTGTGGTGGAATGGAGTTTCTTTGAGGGGAACTCACAGGGATCACCAGGTAATGCTTGGTCTTCAGCTTGTAGCACAGCGAGAGGACGAAGCACTGGGCGTGCTGCTGGCTCTCGCGGATCAGGAACATcctacacagaaacacacgtgCAGAGAAACAGTTCAGATACTAACTTACTTTAAAGCACTGGTCAGGGTTTATTACGTACAACTAGAAAAGGTCACTCAGTGCAGTAAAAGACATCAACCAGGcgtctccctctcccctccCATTAAGGAATGACATCACATACTCTGTCCTAATGCACATTCTTAGTGAGTGCATAAGTGTGTTAACACAGAAGTACGCCAACACGGTACACTTCCCACcttcacttcacatgtcaaTTAACGTACCACTGGACTTTTGTATAATGAAGCCACTGTTATTTCATTTAGTTGATTGAGTAGTACAGTATGTAACGTGATCAAAAAACATGTCAAGCTAACTTGCTAGCTAACAGCCAGGAACACCACTTCCTGTGAGGGGCACAGCAGCTGCTGAGGATTCTAAACAGCGCTACTTGGTTGAAATTCAAACACTGTGCAAGTGTTAACCGTGTAGTGACATAATAGTATATTAAGTGACGTATCCAAATTCATATACAGCATCAATCTATTCTCCCTCCCAGCTCCCTTGTAATCAAACTGGATTTATAATCTTGTAACATACCTCCATTCAGTGTTTCAGTTATAGTGTATTCTGCTGATATTCCTTTTGAACATGAGACCAAACTTTTGTACGGCTGTCACTATTTGAGCCACGACAGAGATGACCTGCAGCAGGGCCACTGCACAGCTCAGTGGATTAGCTGCAGCCTCAGTTAAGCCCAGTGTAAATCCCTGCTGTGGTGGGTACCGGTTTGAATCCTGCCTGAGATCAATGAAGCCTGTGAGTCTATTGAATCTTCAGCATGCAGCCATTCATCAGCACAAACAATGTAGGTCTGATCATTTATAGAATGTCATTAGTATTCCAAATaaacaactaaataaataaacacctgcaaacagacagacagacccaATCAAACACACCATCTCCCTACAGGCTTACGCTGGGCGGAGATCACATGAATTCAACTTGGGTTCTGGTTCCATAAGAGAGTGTTTGAGCCCACGCAGTGTTGAGTAAAAGGGTCTGCAGTCTCTCCACTCACCCGTCCACCAGGCCCTGCTTCTCTATCAGCCGCTGGGTCTCCTTTCTGGAGATGCCACCATGAAACCACGGCTGGGACTTATGGATGGCTgcagacagacatacagacgGTAAACATCAGAGAAGTGTATTTCACATTCCACAGCGGTGATGTTTGTCCTCATGTGGACTCACAGGACGGTCTGGCGGCGGCGTTGGAGTTGGGCAGACTGCACCTCAGGGCTTCTCTCTCTGCACCAGTGGAAGAAAAAAATCACAGTCAGATATTTGTGGATGTTTTCTACATCCTTACATTTTAGCTTTTTAAACAATCCTACATGATTTCATTCTCTATAATCAGTCAGTTGTTTGGTCCATAATAACATTTCAGAGAAAGGGGAAAATATTTTCCCAAAGCCCAGAATGACGTCTTCAAAAGTCTGTGTTGGTTTGTCCACAATCCAATATTTAAACACTATACTGTCATAGAAGAATCATGACACTATTTTGTATATTCGataaatgttgactttttttctttctttaaaaaattcAAAGCCTGCAACAAAGAATCGGTCAGAAAGAGTCAGCCTGTGATCAATACCTGAGCACCATCTAGTACATGCCTCCTCTCAAAATATAGCAATATAGAACTGCAACCTCTGATATATTCCACCAGTTTTATCATATGGTGAACAATATGTTTATTGGAAGCAAGTTACCATGTGATGCCTGCCAAGCTAACCAGGTTCAAACATAAGCATGTTCTTGTTTGACATGGCCAGATTTAAGTGCTGAGATTATAGTAGTACTTTGTTTGAAATATCTATGTGTGTGCAACCTGTTTACCTTTGGGTATTAATCTTTGAAACATAAATGAACCTTTAAGACTTAAGTGGATCTCGGCTGGACGGAGGTACAGCCATGCGTCATCACTTCCTCCATACCCGTGTTAATCACTGTTTGTATTGCTCCCGCTCAGCAGCCATGACCCTCCCCTCATGTCCTCACCTCCAGGCTtgcccctcctccctctctgcGCTCTGGGCCTCCGTTGGGTTCTCGATGACCCGCCCGCCGGCCTTGCCCGAGAAGTCCATGGCCACCAGGCTCGCCTCGGACTTTGACTGCACACAGAGAAGAGAAGagcttattaatcccggtaccggacaattgttatttgttcctactcgaaaccgagttttgcttcccaacccagtcactgtgctacacttcccgccccgccacgtctaacggcccgtctacactacaggcatcgaaaaatgctttcaacgcttcgcccattcatttgaatggggtgacgtagaagatttttaaacttcgccgaactgcattgtggggagcatggcatggctttgcaagcatcacgagcatctatcggcatcaaaagttgaacaatgttcaacttttgaggctcgatgcttggcatcggccaatcaaatcccgcgtatgaaaatctgacagtacaagcgctagccaatcaaactgtgtgtatgctgggagagactatgcaggtcatttcctcatattcaaaaaatTGGAgcggaatcacccggtgctgtatgatcagtctctgttgtgttcatctaccggatacaaaccggaggagcggggcatggagggaggaggcagagacagtggatgaaactggtaggttttcgcctgtttggggattttatatccagtttacttcgttttaacattgctattgctttgtatgctgggggcgggcgggagattcctgattggttgttggtcgccttgggcgcgagaaatcgccaagcctcagacacgcccagcttcaagatgttttgatgcctgtagtgtagacgggccgtaactgtacagaaagcggcaagatgcatttccttaggaatcgacaagcagaaccgaaactaacggcccgtctacactacaggcatcaaacaatcttgaagctgggcgtgtcagaggcttggcgatttctcgcgaagtttaaaaatcttctacgtcaccccattcaaatgaatgggcgaagcgttgaaagcatttttcgatgcctgtagtgtagacgggccgtaacacttctaaacgaacaatggcggacacgtacaatttgcgaatgagttctgccttttgtaaactgaatgtatcaataatttgtcaataaatcagcccgaaaaacgtcacttgtccgccggacaagtcaattgaaagatctccgatattgtaaataacacgtcccggacggtgggacgtgtactttttcgcacactgagaaggtaaacaacaccgtagagtgaacgtgtggagctcacacgagagagaaacaccaagatgaaaaaatcgaatccatctcatttatcgacaaacatttctgctaaagaccgggcaaagcagtaccccgatgccccgatgtcttgcacaaaagtggggggaaactattctgcaccccgtgcaactgttgCGTTGGAgcataacggagcgtccacactacagcttcaaaaaaaagcttggagctgggcgtgtctgaagcttggggattttattcaagctgtGGTGGTTGTATTCTCCAGCCACCTcccttgtgtgtgttttcccttcccctgtctgtgtgggcgtggtggctgtcactcctggctcccggctcaacCTCCACCTGCTGCAATCAGTTGGGCACCCTCCTCTGCTACACACCTGATTTCCATCAGCCATTACTAATGGCatatcagcggaggctccacaacctgtcagtgccagatcgttgtttaaaccccagtggtaaaaCTCTCAGCCTTCTTAGAATTAGTTAGCTATTTCCGCTACACTTGAATGTTCttcttacctgttcttcttgtgctccaggattacTCTCCAGCCGGATTACTCTCCACGCTCCTCCACCTCAACAGCCGCCAGCAACCGGATTACTCTCCACGCTCCTTCTTCTCAAAATAAAACCTTCGTAGCACTctgccgtgtcctgcgtttgggtcctctcagataaccgtaacaagcaacgcgaccaacaaccaatcacatgaatctcccgccccaaacatacaaagcaaaaaccctcggggattttatgggagcaatatatatatatatatatatatatatataaactcccaaacaggcaaaaacctaccagtttcacccactgtctctgccacctccctccatgcctggttcctccggtttgtatcccggtaggtgaagagggtctggtcatacaaaaccgggtgatttgctacagtgataattagtttctcctccatctttttttgaaatttagaaatgaacggcgggatatctctcccagctaagacgcggtttgattggctacggcttgagctgtcagattttcctaaacgggatttgattggctggcgctggcggagacggaccgctatgctacccacaattcagttcggcgaaaaagcgaggcaacgtgacgtcactccattcaaagtgaatgggcagattgaagctgtcgacgctgtaaccctaacccttccggttatttttattttgaaattcagttcctgacggacaaaaaaaaaacgaaattatggaattaaaccaataaataaaagcaaggataattttgtgttattggtgagtaaataacagtgtgttattttgaaaagaatacgaaattagaaggaaaaaaagatttaaaaaatacagatttcagtatcctgaggctctgagccccatttattttcctcacagacggcaacactaaaggtctaaaataaagacctaaatgaatatttgggatgttcttgcctttagattctcccaataagtccaagtacagagggtgactttgctgtgaaaaacactttccaccaaaaaaacgtcagcaaccatgaatgtgtacacattcataactagcaaactaaacatcatgtacatgtactgcacaagtaatcagaaataaaaactcatattactcgcataaaatgacatcaaaacgcattttagtggccaaatgaaccttaaaataagcattttccaccgagaataacacgaaggtcggccattgttgttgatcacgtggtctatgaaggtctatgggacgccctgcccgtagaagcctgacggtcaaggggtaccctgtatgtAATAtagtgacggggaggggccctgaccgtccgtcaatatgtgacgggatgggagtgagaacgtgtgtgtgtgtggtgtgtgtgttgtgtgtgtgtgtgtgtgtgtgtgtgtgtgtgtgtgtgtgtgtgtgtgtgttggtgtgtgtgtgtgtggtgtgtgtgtgtggtgtgtgtgtgtgtgtgtgtgtgtgtgtgggtggtgtgtgtgtgtgtggtgtgtgtgtgtgtgtgtggtggactAGCATCACTATACTTgcggggacctaaatctgtttacatagtcacgtgtggggactcgcctcccttatgggggatcattaattttagggtgaatacttggttaggttaaggttaagggttagggttaggcatgtgttggttatggttatggttaaggttaggataagtctctaggaaatgcatgtaagtcaatgtaatgtcccctggagtgagtgatgtatacatggtatgtgtgtgtgtgtgtgtgtgtgtggtgttggtggtgggtgtggtgtgtgtgtgtgtgtgtgtgtggtgtgtgcgtgGCGCGCGTGcgggcgtgcgtgcgtgtgtgtgtgtgtgtgtggtgtggtgtgtgtgtgtgtgtgtgtggtgtgtgtgggtgtggtgtgtgtgtgtgtgtggtgtgtgtgtgtgtgtgggtgtgtgtgtgtgtgtgtgtgttgtgtgtgtgtgagagagatgtgattaaaataataataaacattgaatgtgtttaattgaatagtaaaggggtttaccgttagtggcaggttgtgtgtgagagagaataaataagacagcccaatatttattttttccgcatatttcgcaacttcccgcaatttcaccgcataaaatcacataaaaccccgcatgtttgatcgcataatcaaggatttttgcccgcgtttttctggagggtctaatctTTATCACATACAGAAGGTTGTGAAATATTACATCTCAGCATGTAACTGAGGTCCTACTTACCAAAATCATATTCCCTACACATAAAACTATATTTTATAGACTCAAGAACACATTCctaaatcaaaaaataaatatatgaagGGTAGCCTAATCATGTCGACAATATTAAATACAGTCAACCATTATTAATAAATTCACATTTATGATTATTAGACAATTTTTTTGTAATCTTTGACCAATCATTCGTCAGCTTAATTAAATACAATGCGTTTAGCTTAATGAAATAGCATGCAATTAGCTTAAATACCATATTGTTAGCTTAATTAAATAGCATGCGGTTAGCTAGAAACATTAGCAACAGTGCTAAACCTACCGTTAGCTTGTTAGCTCGCTCATCCCGAAGGAGGTTCAAAACAAACACTTTTCTAGGCTTTGGTaacattttgctcctttttgtGTTTCTATCCACTTTCGACAGCAACTTTAATGTTTTAGCACGTCATTTTGGGGATTTTCTAGTTCCTTCCAATAAATGTTCTGTGCAGGGAGGGTGCACCTGccacgcagttgttgttgttgttgttgttgttgttgttgttgttgttgttgttataatAATGGTAGTGTCTGATTTGGGTCACCCGGGTGCGAGCCGTGCGGTGATTAATGGTGTACCAAACGTTATGTTGTCATGTGTGTTTCTCTTCATCAAGCATATGGATTCTAACAAACCATTCTGATAATTATGCAATAatgcatagactgtatataaaggtGTCATGACTCATGTAGCATTCAGCATGTGTTTTTAGAAACATGTGATATTTAGATTCCTAATAACAATTCTTAATAGTCCATTTTATAATACTGGTATTTTTCAAAAAATAATGTCATGATTTACAATAAGCTTTCTCTACTGGCAGGTAAGTCCTTCTGGTGGTCAAAGCATTAAGCAATATCCATATTTTGAGTTTAAATATCTTAGTGTCTCTAA
This region includes:
- the LOC117465167 gene encoding growth factor receptor-bound protein 7-like, producing MADGNQSKSEASLVAMDFSGKAGGRVIENPTEAQSAEREEGQAWRLIPKEREALRCSLPNSNAAARPSSIHKSQPWFHGGISRKETQRLIEKQGLVDGMFLIRESQQHAQCFVLSLCYKLKTKHYLVIPCEEGGRSTSPWTTG